The following coding sequences are from one Rathayibacter sp. VKM Ac-2760 window:
- a CDS encoding MMPL family transporter codes for MASLLFRLGIFAARRAWAVIVAWVVILGVSVGAFLAVGGTLTNSFDIPGTASGAVTDQLAEKLPDTAGGTGTVVYRTDDGSALTAEQEAAISALAASAADLEGVAAVVDPFEARQSQLDGAQQLAAGRAQLAAGQEQLAAGQAQLDAGQAQLTAGQEQLTAAREQAVAAGAPEQQLAALDAQQAQLDAQQAELTAQQSALDASRTELEAGAEPLDLGEELLSLADGIGVVSADGSTAIVNVSFTEPRLELPEEVKQGVIDHFESAPVAGAEVSFATDLAQGVPQIFGVGEAIGLVFAGVVLIVMLGSLVAASLPIVTALVGVGVGVTASLSFSGVIDMASVTPVLGVMLGLAVGIDYSLFIVNRHRKQLLSGVEVRESIGLANGTSGTAVVFAGSTVVVALLALTVTGIPFLGLMGVVGAVCVAVAVLIAVTLAPAILGLLGTRLLRRKARSASVHHAAAKTVAPMSTLRAVLTVVGTVAVLLVIAVPALSMRLGLPDGSSEPEGSTSARSFEIVGDEFGAGANGPLLVTATVPGGVADDALLATQVDVARTIADQADVVAVAPIAASDDGTLLAFQVLPTDGPNSASTEALVQDLRALPPVDDDIVLGVAGQAATNIDISEGLNDVLPTYLAVVVGLSLLIMILVFRSLLVPLIATRGFILSLFATYGLIVAVFQFGWGADLIGLHSTGPILSFLPVILVGILFGLAMDYQLFLASGMREAYVHGASARLAVAQGFQAGKAVVIAAALIMVAVFGGFIFSESTIIRSMGFGLAFGVLLDAFVVRMLLMPALMHLLGRSAWWLPRWLDRLLPDVDLEGAALERTHPHPAA; via the coding sequence GTGGCCTCCCTGCTCTTCCGTCTGGGCATCTTCGCCGCTCGTCGCGCCTGGGCGGTGATCGTCGCCTGGGTCGTGATCCTCGGCGTCTCGGTCGGCGCCTTCCTCGCGGTCGGCGGCACGCTGACCAACAGCTTCGACATCCCCGGCACCGCCTCCGGCGCCGTGACCGACCAGCTCGCGGAGAAGCTGCCCGACACCGCGGGCGGCACCGGCACCGTGGTCTACCGCACCGACGACGGGTCGGCGCTGACGGCGGAGCAGGAGGCCGCGATCTCCGCTCTGGCCGCCTCCGCCGCCGATCTCGAGGGCGTCGCCGCGGTCGTCGACCCCTTCGAGGCACGGCAGTCGCAGCTCGACGGCGCGCAGCAGCTCGCCGCCGGCCGGGCGCAGCTCGCGGCCGGGCAGGAGCAGCTCGCCGCCGGCCAGGCGCAGCTCGATGCGGGGCAGGCGCAGTTGACCGCGGGCCAGGAGCAGCTGACCGCGGCCCGCGAGCAGGCGGTCGCCGCCGGCGCTCCCGAGCAGCAGCTCGCCGCCCTCGATGCCCAGCAGGCGCAGCTCGATGCGCAGCAGGCGGAGCTGACCGCGCAGCAGTCCGCGCTCGACGCCTCGCGCACCGAGCTCGAGGCCGGCGCCGAGCCGCTCGATCTCGGCGAGGAGCTGCTCTCGCTCGCCGACGGGATCGGCGTCGTCTCGGCGGACGGCTCGACCGCGATCGTGAACGTCTCCTTCACCGAGCCGAGGCTCGAGCTCCCCGAGGAGGTCAAGCAGGGCGTGATCGACCACTTCGAGTCCGCGCCGGTCGCGGGGGCCGAGGTGAGCTTCGCGACGGACCTCGCCCAGGGCGTCCCGCAGATCTTCGGCGTGGGCGAGGCGATCGGCCTCGTCTTCGCCGGCGTCGTCCTGATCGTGATGCTCGGCTCGCTCGTCGCGGCCTCGCTCCCGATCGTCACCGCGCTCGTCGGCGTCGGCGTGGGCGTCACCGCCTCGCTCTCCTTCTCCGGCGTCATCGACATGGCCTCGGTCACGCCGGTGCTCGGCGTGATGCTCGGCCTCGCCGTCGGGATCGACTACTCGCTCTTCATCGTGAACCGGCACCGGAAGCAGCTGCTCTCGGGCGTCGAGGTCCGGGAGTCGATCGGGCTCGCGAACGGCACCTCCGGGACCGCCGTCGTCTTCGCCGGGTCGACCGTCGTGGTCGCACTGCTCGCGCTCACCGTCACCGGCATCCCGTTCCTCGGCCTGATGGGCGTCGTCGGCGCCGTCTGCGTCGCGGTCGCGGTGCTGATCGCCGTCACCCTCGCCCCGGCGATCCTCGGTCTGCTCGGCACGCGCCTGCTGCGCCGGAAGGCCCGCTCGGCGAGCGTGCACCACGCGGCGGCGAAGACGGTCGCGCCGATGTCGACGCTGCGCGCGGTGCTCACCGTCGTCGGCACCGTCGCGGTGCTGCTCGTCATCGCGGTCCCCGCGCTCTCGATGCGCCTCGGCCTGCCGGACGGCTCGAGCGAGCCCGAGGGCTCCACCAGCGCCCGCAGCTTCGAGATCGTCGGCGACGAGTTCGGCGCCGGAGCCAACGGACCGCTGCTCGTCACCGCGACGGTCCCGGGCGGAGTCGCCGACGACGCGCTGCTCGCCACCCAGGTCGACGTCGCCCGCACGATCGCCGACCAGGCCGACGTCGTCGCCGTGGCGCCGATCGCCGCCTCGGACGACGGCACGCTGCTCGCCTTCCAGGTGCTGCCCACCGACGGCCCGAACAGCGCCTCCACCGAGGCGCTCGTGCAGGACCTGCGCGCCCTGCCCCCGGTGGACGACGACATCGTCCTCGGCGTGGCCGGCCAGGCGGCCACCAACATCGACATCTCCGAGGGGCTGAACGACGTGCTGCCGACCTACCTCGCGGTCGTCGTCGGGCTCTCCCTGCTGATCATGATCCTGGTGTTCCGCTCGCTGCTGGTGCCGCTGATCGCGACCCGCGGGTTCATCCTGTCGCTGTTCGCGACCTACGGGCTGATCGTCGCGGTCTTCCAGTTCGGCTGGGGCGCCGACCTGATCGGACTGCACTCGACCGGGCCGATCCTCAGCTTCCTGCCGGTGATCCTGGTGGGCATCCTCTTCGGGCTGGCGATGGACTACCAGCTGTTCCTCGCCTCCGGGATGCGCGAGGCGTACGTGCACGGCGCGAGCGCTCGCCTGGCCGTGGCGCAGGGCTTCCAGGCCGGCAAGGCGGTCGTGATCGCGGCGGCGCTGATCATGGTGGCCGTCTTCGGCGGCTTCATCTTCTCGGAGTCGACCATCATCCGCTCGATGGGCTTCGGCCTCGCCTTCGGCGTGCTGCTCGACGCGTTCGTGGTCCGGATGCTGCTGATGCCCGCGCTGATGCACCTGCTCGGCCGCTCCGCCTGGTGGCTGCCGCGCTGGCTCGACCGGCTCCTGCCGGACGTCGACCTGGAGGGGGCCGCGCTGGAGCGGACGCACCCGCACCCGGCCGCCTGA
- a CDS encoding histidine kinase, with product MTAAPDTRAWHRSPATPDQRRADVATAAALFGAAVLSLVLGRAIGLFPEPASPALSMAVLAVVVLPLAFRRTAPVPVLAVTGAAFLLVGELKVPELTISNIALFTALYSVGAWEQNRTRAGWARGVLVTVMAVWLLITFFRASTQDLDFDGEGIGALTPVAAYLLQQILINVLYFAGAWWFGDHAWASARQRALTALRTRQLEDERSTVARQAIAIERLRIARELHDAVAHHVSLMGVQAGAARMLVDTEPARAHEQLQALEGTSRAAVGELYQLLGTLRDEDSVVDPVTASLGLAALPALVEDAVASGLRVELEEVGEPVELPPLVGLNLYRIAQESLTNVLTHAGPGTRARLHLRYEGDSVELEVADDGLGRPGPRRQSGGLGLLGMRERAATMDGVLDAGPRTGSGWVVRVRVPLPVRA from the coding sequence GTGACTGCCGCTCCGGACACCCGCGCCTGGCACCGGTCGCCGGCCACGCCCGACCAGCGCCGGGCGGACGTCGCGACCGCCGCCGCCCTCTTCGGCGCCGCCGTGCTCTCGCTGGTGCTCGGCCGCGCGATCGGGCTGTTCCCCGAGCCCGCCTCGCCCGCGCTCAGCATGGCGGTGCTCGCCGTCGTCGTCCTCCCGCTCGCCTTCCGGCGGACGGCGCCCGTCCCCGTCCTCGCGGTGACCGGCGCCGCCTTCCTGCTGGTCGGCGAGCTGAAGGTGCCGGAGCTGACGATCAGCAACATCGCGCTGTTCACGGCGCTGTACAGCGTCGGCGCCTGGGAGCAGAACCGGACGCGGGCGGGCTGGGCGCGCGGCGTGCTGGTGACGGTGATGGCGGTCTGGCTGCTGATCACCTTCTTCCGCGCGAGCACGCAGGACCTCGACTTCGACGGCGAGGGGATCGGCGCGCTCACCCCGGTCGCCGCGTACCTGCTCCAGCAGATCCTGATCAACGTGCTCTACTTCGCCGGCGCCTGGTGGTTCGGCGACCACGCCTGGGCCTCCGCGCGCCAGCGGGCGCTGACCGCGCTGCGCACCCGGCAGCTCGAGGACGAGCGGTCGACGGTCGCGCGCCAGGCGATCGCGATCGAGCGGCTGCGGATCGCCCGCGAGCTGCACGACGCCGTGGCGCACCACGTCTCGCTGATGGGCGTCCAGGCCGGAGCGGCGCGGATGCTGGTCGACACCGAGCCCGCGCGGGCGCACGAGCAGCTGCAGGCGCTCGAGGGCACCTCGCGCGCGGCGGTCGGCGAGCTCTACCAGCTGCTCGGCACCCTCCGCGACGAGGACTCCGTCGTCGATCCGGTCACCGCCTCGCTCGGTCTCGCCGCCCTCCCCGCGCTGGTCGAGGACGCCGTCGCCTCCGGACTCCGCGTCGAGCTCGAGGAGGTGGGCGAGCCGGTCGAGCTGCCGCCGCTGGTCGGGCTCAACCTCTACCGCATCGCCCAGGAGTCGCTCACCAACGTGCTCACGCACGCCGGACCCGGCACCCGCGCGCGCCTGCACCTGCGCTACGAGGGCGACTCCGTCGAGCTCGAGGTCGCCGACGACGGACTCGGGCGCCCCGGCCCGCGCCGGCAGAGCGGCGGACTCGGGCTGCTCGGGATGCGCGAGCGCGCGGCGACGATGGACGGAGTGCTCGATGCGGGGCCGCGGACCGGCTCCGGCTGGGTCGTCCGCGTCCGCGTGCCGCTCCCGGTGCGGGCGTGA
- a CDS encoding response regulator transcription factor, with protein sequence MSAASAVRVVLVDDHALMRQGIRTILSAQPGIEVVGDASSGEEALDVIARLRPDVVCMDVEMPGIGGLEATRRLLLEPETTVQVLMLTTFEREDYLVAALEAGASGFLLKNSPPERLVAGVRALAAGDALLAPELTRAVIARAVALGRDPAVTPSGTPPESLTTRETEVLRLLARGLSNDEIAERLAVGRATVKTHVSNVLTKLSLRDRVQAVAFAYRTGLVDPKRESSAPPP encoded by the coding sequence GTGAGCGCCGCGAGTGCCGTCCGCGTCGTCCTCGTCGACGACCACGCGCTGATGCGCCAGGGCATCCGCACCATCCTCTCGGCGCAGCCCGGCATCGAGGTCGTCGGCGACGCGTCCAGCGGCGAGGAGGCGCTCGACGTCATTGCGCGACTCCGCCCCGACGTCGTCTGCATGGACGTGGAGATGCCGGGGATCGGCGGGCTGGAGGCGACTCGGCGCCTCCTCCTCGAGCCGGAGACGACCGTGCAGGTGCTGATGCTGACGACGTTCGAGCGCGAGGACTACCTCGTCGCGGCCCTCGAGGCGGGAGCGAGCGGCTTCCTGCTGAAGAACTCGCCGCCGGAGCGGCTGGTCGCCGGGGTCCGCGCGCTCGCGGCGGGCGACGCGCTGCTCGCGCCGGAGCTGACCCGAGCGGTGATCGCGCGCGCCGTCGCCCTCGGGCGCGACCCCGCCGTCACACCGAGCGGCACCCCGCCCGAGAGCCTCACCACCCGCGAGACCGAGGTCCTGCGACTGCTCGCGCGGGGGCTCTCGAACGACGAGATCGCCGAGCGCCTCGCCGTCGGCCGGGCGACCGTGAAGACGCACGTGTCGAACGTGCTCACCAAGCTCTCGCTGCGCGACCGGGTGCAGGCGGTCGCGTTCGCCTACCGGACCGGGCTGGTGGATCCGAAGCGCGAGTCGAGCGCTCCTCCGCCGTGA
- a CDS encoding ATP-binding cassette domain-containing protein yields the protein MLSVQNISRSFGAHRAVDDVSFDVGRGRLTGFVGGNGAGKTTTMRMILGVLRPDSGAVTLDGAPVSQAALHGFGYMPEERGLYPKMEIGEQLAYLARLHGIDKTTAVQRADDLLERLGLLERRRDKLEALSLGNQQRVQVAAALVHDPDVLIMDEPFSGLDPLAVDEVVAVIAEHAARGIPVLFSSHQLDVVERLCDDLVIIAGGQVKAAGEREALREQYSGDRWSLELDGDAGWVRGVPGVDVAELAGRSVLFHADAAAADAVLRAALERGTVSSFRPVRPTLGEIFRDIVVSAPERAEQKAEAVR from the coding sequence ATGCTCAGCGTGCAGAACATCAGTCGCAGCTTCGGTGCCCACCGCGCCGTCGACGACGTCAGCTTCGACGTCGGCCGGGGGCGGCTCACCGGCTTCGTCGGCGGCAACGGCGCGGGCAAGACCACGACGATGCGGATGATCCTGGGCGTCCTCCGTCCGGACTCCGGCGCGGTCACGCTCGACGGCGCACCCGTGAGCCAGGCCGCCCTGCACGGCTTCGGCTACATGCCGGAGGAGCGCGGCCTCTACCCGAAGATGGAGATCGGCGAGCAGCTGGCCTACCTCGCGCGTCTGCACGGCATCGACAAGACGACCGCTGTCCAGCGCGCCGACGACCTGCTCGAGCGGCTCGGCCTGCTCGAGCGCCGCCGCGACAAGCTGGAGGCGCTCTCGCTCGGCAACCAGCAGCGCGTGCAGGTGGCGGCCGCGCTCGTGCACGACCCGGACGTGCTGATCATGGACGAGCCGTTCTCGGGCCTGGACCCGCTCGCGGTCGACGAGGTCGTCGCCGTGATCGCGGAGCACGCCGCCCGGGGCATCCCGGTGCTGTTCTCCTCGCACCAGCTCGACGTGGTCGAGCGGCTCTGCGACGACCTGGTGATCATCGCCGGCGGCCAGGTGAAGGCGGCGGGCGAGCGCGAGGCGCTGCGCGAGCAGTACTCCGGCGACCGCTGGTCGCTCGAGCTCGACGGCGACGCGGGCTGGGTCCGCGGCGTGCCGGGTGTCGATGTGGCGGAGCTGGCCGGGCGGTCGGTGCTCTTCCACGCCGACGCGGCGGCGGCCGACGCCGTGCTGCGCGCGGCCCTCGAGCGCGGCACCGTGTCGTCGTTCCGGCCCGTGCGGCCGACCCTCGGAGAGATCTTCCGGGACATCGTGGTGAGCGCGCCCGAGCGCGCCGAGCAGAAGGCGGAGGCGGTCCGATGA
- a CDS encoding ABC transporter permease, whose product MGPGTGAQDGRLSTWGATLLVAEREILSQIRSKAFIISTVITLVLVIGGIVLSNVLGSRAADATPVAVVGSAASSLAAADTLDVTEVATAAEAEELVRSGEVDAALVPSDDAVGFSILALDEAPEGLVSALSASPAVELLEPSETPSGLRTLIGLAFGLVFMLAVLGSGATIMQNTVQEKQSRIVEILLAAVPARALLAGKILGNSVIGVGTAAAIAAASALGLAITGQTELLDLLSAPLIWFVVFFVFGFVLVASVFAAGAALVSRQEDTGSVMTPAMMLVMVPYFGVVLFGDNPLVMTILSYVPFSAPVAMPVRLFFGEADWWEPLLSLGLLVVATAAVMAVASRIYTNSLLRMGSRVRLRDALTAS is encoded by the coding sequence TTGGGACCCGGCACCGGCGCCCAGGACGGCCGGTTGAGCACCTGGGGCGCGACGCTCCTGGTCGCCGAGCGCGAGATCCTCTCGCAGATCCGCTCGAAGGCGTTCATCATCTCCACCGTCATCACCCTCGTGCTGGTGATCGGCGGCATCGTGCTCTCGAACGTGCTCGGCAGCCGCGCCGCCGACGCGACCCCCGTCGCGGTGGTCGGCTCGGCCGCCTCCTCGCTGGCCGCCGCCGACACCCTCGACGTCACCGAGGTCGCCACGGCCGCGGAGGCGGAGGAGCTGGTGCGCTCCGGCGAGGTCGACGCCGCGCTCGTCCCGAGCGATGACGCAGTCGGCTTCTCGATCCTCGCCCTCGACGAGGCACCGGAGGGACTGGTCTCCGCGCTCTCCGCGAGCCCCGCCGTCGAGCTCCTCGAGCCGTCCGAGACGCCGTCGGGCCTGCGCACGCTGATCGGCCTGGCGTTCGGGCTGGTGTTCATGCTCGCCGTGCTCGGCTCGGGCGCGACGATCATGCAGAACACGGTGCAGGAGAAGCAGTCGCGGATCGTCGAGATCCTGCTCGCCGCGGTGCCCGCGCGGGCGCTGCTCGCGGGGAAGATCCTCGGCAACTCGGTGATCGGCGTCGGCACGGCCGCCGCGATCGCGGCCGCGTCGGCGCTGGGCCTCGCGATCACGGGGCAGACCGAGCTGCTCGACCTGCTGTCGGCGCCGCTGATCTGGTTCGTGGTGTTCTTCGTCTTCGGCTTCGTCCTGGTCGCGAGCGTCTTCGCGGCCGGCGCCGCGCTCGTCTCGCGGCAGGAGGACACCGGATCGGTGATGACCCCGGCGATGATGCTGGTGATGGTGCCGTACTTCGGCGTCGTGCTCTTCGGCGACAACCCGCTGGTGATGACGATCCTGTCCTACGTGCCGTTCAGCGCACCGGTCGCGATGCCGGTGCGGCTGTTCTTCGGCGAGGCGGACTGGTGGGAGCCGCTGCTCTCGCTCGGGCTCCTCGTCGTCGCCACCGCCGCCGTGATGGCCGTCGCGAGCCGCATCTACACCAACTCGCTGCTGCGCATGGGCTCCCGAGTCCGCCTCCGCGACGCCCTGACCGCGAGCTGA
- a CDS encoding glucose-6-phosphate dehydrogenase, with the protein MTDPIGIPEATALERAERSIAILGAGGDLTERLLLPGLGRVAELARDSELTLIGAARTPQTDEEWQGLVRRSLEAAGIAAHTVDGLVSRARFVATDASDPEQLKALLDACTSSPVLYVALPPAMGHKVAASLSELDLPEDLVVAIEKPFGEDLDDAIALNAAFAPVIPEDRFWRVDHFLGNATVMGMLGLRFGNRLLESSWSAEQIEKIEIVYDETLGIEGRAAFYDGTGALRDMLQSHLLMVLALTTMERPDEVSPQDVHERMAEVLGAVRLWRDDPATARRARYTEGRVDGRFFPSYVDEPDVDPEAGTETLAQLLLQVDTPRWAGVPFVLRSGKAIGDPRHEVAVHFRPATPPRGLRSGEDDAGTVLRMSLKGGDVSLDLLVNSADDLTDVERVTLEAQPGTATLDPYAQVLAGILQGDTLLSVPGAVAEQCWRIVTPVLSHWAEGGTPLDEYEAGSAGPSGW; encoded by the coding sequence ATGACCGACCCGATCGGCATCCCCGAGGCCACCGCACTCGAGCGCGCCGAGCGCAGCATCGCGATCCTCGGCGCGGGAGGCGACCTCACCGAGCGGCTGCTGCTCCCCGGTCTCGGCCGCGTCGCCGAGCTGGCCCGCGACTCCGAGCTCACCCTGATCGGCGCCGCCCGCACCCCGCAGACCGACGAGGAGTGGCAGGGACTCGTCCGCCGCAGCCTCGAGGCCGCCGGCATCGCCGCGCACACGGTCGACGGACTCGTGTCCCGCGCCCGCTTCGTCGCGACCGACGCCTCGGACCCGGAGCAGCTGAAGGCGCTGCTCGACGCCTGCACCTCCTCGCCCGTGCTCTACGTCGCGCTGCCGCCGGCGATGGGGCACAAGGTCGCCGCCTCGCTGTCGGAGCTCGACCTGCCGGAGGACCTGGTCGTCGCGATCGAGAAGCCGTTCGGCGAGGACCTCGACGACGCGATCGCGCTGAACGCCGCCTTCGCTCCGGTGATCCCGGAGGACCGCTTCTGGCGCGTCGACCACTTCCTCGGCAACGCGACCGTGATGGGCATGCTCGGCCTGCGCTTCGGCAACCGCCTCCTCGAGTCGAGCTGGAGCGCCGAGCAGATCGAGAAGATCGAGATCGTCTACGACGAGACGCTCGGGATCGAGGGCCGAGCCGCCTTCTACGACGGCACCGGCGCCCTCCGCGACATGCTGCAGAGCCACCTGCTGATGGTGCTCGCGCTCACCACGATGGAGCGCCCCGACGAGGTCTCGCCGCAGGACGTGCACGAGCGGATGGCCGAGGTGCTCGGCGCCGTCCGGCTCTGGCGCGACGACCCGGCGACCGCGCGCCGCGCCCGCTACACCGAGGGCCGCGTCGACGGCCGCTTCTTCCCCTCCTACGTCGACGAGCCCGACGTCGACCCCGAGGCCGGCACCGAGACCCTGGCGCAGCTGCTGCTGCAGGTCGACACGCCCCGCTGGGCGGGCGTGCCGTTCGTCCTCCGCTCCGGCAAGGCGATCGGCGACCCGCGCCACGAGGTCGCCGTGCACTTCCGCCCCGCCACCCCGCCGCGGGGGCTGCGCTCCGGCGAGGACGACGCGGGCACGGTCCTGCGGATGTCGCTGAAGGGCGGCGACGTGAGCCTCGACCTCCTCGTCAACAGCGCCGACGACCTCACCGACGTCGAGCGCGTCACGCTGGAGGCGCAGCCCGGCACCGCCACGCTCGACCCCTACGCGCAGGTCCTCGCCGGCATCCTCCAGGGCGACACCCTCCTGTCCGTCCCCGGCGCCGTCGCCGAGCAGTGCTGGCGCATCGTCACTCCCGTGCTCTCGCACTGGGCCGAGGGCGGCACCCCGCTCGACGAGTACGAGGCCGGCAGCGCGGGCCCGTCCGGCTGGTAG
- a CDS encoding helix-turn-helix transcriptional regulator: protein MSADVARAGGAGSGGGGADGVGLPSQVREFLTTRRARITPEKAGLPAYGGNRRVAGLRREEVAMLAGVSVDYYNRLERGNLAGVSESVLDALARALQLDEAERTHLLDLARAASLAPAKRRTATTGHVTAGVQRLLDAITEAPAWIRNDRHDLLATNALGRALYADMIASPYGPPNTARFVFLDVRSRDFFPHWEKSADDVVAILRSAAGRNPYDRELSNLVGELSTRSETFRTRWAKHDVRFHRTGTKRLHHALVGDLDLDYEAMTLDSDSDLTLLAYTARPGTPSADALRLLATLAATRESEQAAELGTDAGH, encoded by the coding sequence ATGAGCGCCGACGTCGCGCGAGCGGGCGGCGCGGGTAGCGGCGGCGGGGGAGCGGACGGCGTGGGCCTGCCGAGCCAGGTCCGCGAGTTCCTGACGACGCGGCGCGCCCGCATCACCCCCGAGAAGGCGGGACTGCCCGCGTACGGCGGGAACCGGCGCGTCGCAGGGCTGCGCCGCGAGGAGGTCGCGATGCTGGCCGGCGTCAGCGTCGACTACTACAACCGCCTCGAGCGCGGGAACCTCGCCGGCGTCTCCGAGAGCGTCCTCGACGCGCTCGCCCGGGCGCTGCAGCTCGACGAGGCCGAGCGGACGCACCTCCTCGATCTCGCTCGCGCGGCGAGTCTCGCGCCCGCGAAGCGGCGCACCGCCACGACCGGCCACGTGACGGCGGGTGTGCAGCGACTGCTCGACGCGATCACCGAGGCCCCCGCCTGGATCCGCAACGACCGGCACGACCTGCTCGCGACGAACGCGCTCGGCCGCGCCCTCTACGCGGACATGATCGCGAGCCCCTACGGGCCGCCGAACACCGCGCGGTTCGTCTTCCTCGACGTGCGCTCGCGCGACTTCTTCCCGCACTGGGAGAAGTCGGCGGACGACGTCGTCGCGATCCTCCGCTCCGCCGCCGGCCGGAACCCCTACGACCGCGAGCTGTCCAACCTGGTCGGCGAGCTGTCCACGCGCAGCGAGACCTTCCGCACCCGCTGGGCGAAGCACGACGTGCGCTTCCACCGCACCGGCACCAAGAGGCTGCACCACGCGCTCGTCGGCGACCTCGACCTCGACTACGAGGCGATGACCCTCGACTCCGACAGCGACCTCACGCTGCTCGCCTACACCGCCCGCCCCGGCACCCCGTCGGCGGATGCGCTGCGGCTGCTGGCGACCCTCGCAGCCACCCGCGAGAGCGAGCAGGCGGCCGAGCTCGGCACCGACGCCGGGCACTGA
- a CDS encoding aldo/keto reductase, with protein MTLHLTLNNGVTLPALGLGVFQSAPEETTAAVQSALEAGYRHIDTAAAYGNEREVGEGIRRSGIDRSDVFIETKVWVTDYGYDETLHAFEKATGKLGVEQLDLLILHQPVPAHFDSTIAAYRALEKLLADGGVRAIGVSNFTPAHLARLLAEVDVIPAVNQVELHPYFSQPDLRREDAERGILTQAWSPIGGITFYPGWGDERRSVMDDATIGAIAAEHGKSPAQVMLRWHLQQGRSAIPKSTNPERIAANFDVFDFELSDDELTRIDALDTGVRSGPDPDVERPAFYERSIPEA; from the coding sequence ATGACCCTGCACCTCACCCTCAACAACGGCGTCACACTCCCCGCTCTCGGACTCGGCGTCTTCCAGAGCGCCCCCGAGGAGACGACCGCCGCCGTGCAGTCCGCCCTCGAGGCCGGCTACCGCCACATCGACACCGCCGCCGCCTACGGCAACGAGCGCGAGGTCGGCGAGGGCATCCGCCGCTCCGGCATCGACCGCTCCGACGTGTTCATCGAGACGAAGGTCTGGGTCACCGACTACGGCTACGACGAGACCCTGCACGCGTTCGAGAAGGCGACCGGCAAGCTCGGCGTCGAGCAGCTCGACCTGCTGATCCTGCACCAGCCCGTGCCCGCGCACTTCGACAGCACGATCGCCGCCTACCGGGCCCTCGAGAAGCTGCTCGCCGACGGAGGCGTCCGCGCGATCGGCGTCAGCAACTTCACGCCCGCGCACCTCGCGCGGCTGCTAGCCGAGGTCGACGTGATCCCCGCCGTCAACCAGGTCGAGCTGCACCCGTACTTCAGCCAGCCCGACCTCCGCCGCGAGGACGCCGAGCGCGGCATCCTCACCCAGGCCTGGTCGCCGATCGGCGGCATCACCTTCTACCCCGGCTGGGGCGACGAGCGCCGCAGCGTGATGGACGACGCGACGATCGGCGCGATCGCCGCCGAGCACGGCAAGAGCCCGGCGCAGGTGATGCTCCGCTGGCACCTGCAGCAGGGCCGCTCCGCGATCCCCAAGTCGACGAACCCCGAGCGGATCGCGGCGAACTTCGATGTCTTCGACTTCGAGCTGAGCGACGACGAGCTGACCCGGATCGACGCCCTCGACACCGGCGTCCGCAGCGGACCCGACCCCGACGTCGAGCGCCCGGCGTTCTACGAGCGCTCCATCCCCGAGGCATGA
- a CDS encoding aldo/keto reductase, with protein sequence MEYRPLGRTGVSVSPLALGTMMFGPWGNDDRADSIRVIHAALDAGINFVDTADVYSGGVSEEIVGEALQGRRDDVVLATKFFMPMGDGPNRSGGSRKYIMRAVEDSLRRLGTDYIDVYQMHRPSPTTDVEETLGALTDLVRQGKVRSIGSSSYSGSQIVEAQWAARERGLERFVTEQPPYSILVRGIEADVLPATQRHGMGTLTYSPLAGGWLSGRWRKDAAGTPTSSARPSARFDMSTPANQRKLDVVEELALLADSAGVPLIQLAIAFVIRHPGVTSAIIGPRTLEQLQSQLPAADVVLAAEVLDRIDELVAPGVTLNPDDTSYGAVELTPSARRR encoded by the coding sequence ATGGAGTACCGCCCGCTCGGACGCACCGGAGTGTCCGTCAGCCCGCTCGCCCTCGGCACGATGATGTTCGGCCCCTGGGGCAACGACGACCGCGCCGACTCGATCCGCGTCATCCACGCCGCCCTCGACGCCGGGATCAATTTCGTGGACACCGCCGACGTCTACTCCGGCGGCGTCTCCGAGGAGATCGTCGGCGAGGCCCTCCAGGGCCGCCGCGACGACGTCGTCCTCGCCACCAAGTTCTTCATGCCGATGGGAGACGGACCCAACCGCTCCGGCGGCTCGCGGAAGTACATCATGCGCGCCGTCGAGGACTCGCTCCGCCGCCTCGGCACCGACTACATCGACGTCTACCAAATGCACCGCCCGAGCCCCACCACCGACGTCGAGGAGACCCTCGGCGCCCTCACCGACCTCGTCCGCCAGGGCAAGGTCCGCTCGATCGGCTCGTCCTCCTACTCCGGCAGCCAGATCGTCGAGGCGCAGTGGGCCGCCCGCGAGCGCGGACTCGAGCGCTTCGTCACCGAGCAGCCGCCCTACTCGATCCTCGTCCGCGGCATCGAGGCGGACGTGCTCCCCGCCACCCAGCGCCACGGCATGGGCACCCTCACCTACAGCCCGCTCGCCGGCGGCTGGCTCTCCGGACGCTGGCGCAAGGACGCGGCGGGGACCCCGACCTCCTCCGCCCGGCCGAGCGCCCGCTTCGACATGAGCACACCGGCCAACCAGCGCAAGCTCGACGTGGTGGAGGAGCTCGCCCTGCTCGCCGACAGCGCGGGTGTCCCGCTGATCCAGCTCGCGATCGCCTTCGTGATCCGGCACCCCGGCGTCACGTCCGCGATCATCGGGCCGCGCACCCTGGAGCAGCTGCAGTCCCAGCTCCCCGCCGCCGACGTGGTCCTCGCCGCCGAGGTGCTCGACCGCATCGACGAGCTGGTCGCGCCGGGCGTCACCCTCAACCCGGACGACACCAGCTACGGCGCGGTGGAGCTGACGCCGTCGGCGCGCCGCCGCTGA